From the genome of Hymenobacter sp. PAMC 26628, one region includes:
- a CDS encoding GWxTD domain-containing protein, with product MNRFLSWALALAAPCLAILPLAAGAQALPRPDFAGLYRDVPRVMLDVRREADSLRLYVRLPAGTAVGQLRVAAWANYEAPAPQWQDSIPRARQHRRPDATSGTRASFCVAAARVPEGSVLQVQVGPAGLAVAPQNAATTAWLPLTAERLARPFIVTDSVGLPLLRGYVRAGETFRVDNYGLIQPLRLRRYAVPPTPALPPMTNPATVVGPPSTLPLLDSAAARTGQLLRCDDPSLLALRVGGLGGQAPRTLALLVVNGDYPNLRTAKQLVEPLRYLTSTAEHQRLATAADPKRAVDGFWLNASHDNQPLGKTMIRNYYGRVAAANRLFAAHKAGFLTDRGLLYVVLGAPQGVRRLANGEEEWSYAKVGNAGALTFSFRPRPSTFAPDNYELVRRPEYEKPWFGAVEQWRNAQTAPSAPTDPSGR from the coding sequence ATGAACCGTTTTCTCTCCTGGGCACTGGCGCTGGCCGCCCCTTGCTTGGCCATCCTGCCCTTGGCCGCCGGGGCCCAGGCCCTGCCCCGCCCCGATTTTGCGGGCCTCTACCGCGACGTGCCGCGCGTGATGCTGGACGTGCGCCGCGAGGCCGACAGCCTCCGCCTGTACGTGCGCCTGCCCGCCGGCACGGCCGTGGGCCAGCTGCGCGTGGCGGCCTGGGCCAATTACGAGGCCCCCGCCCCGCAGTGGCAGGACAGCATTCCGCGGGCCCGGCAGCACCGGCGGCCCGACGCCACGAGCGGCACCCGCGCCAGCTTCTGCGTGGCGGCGGCGCGGGTGCCGGAGGGCAGCGTGCTGCAAGTGCAGGTGGGCCCCGCGGGCCTGGCCGTGGCCCCACAAAATGCCGCCACCACCGCCTGGCTCCCCCTCACGGCCGAGCGCCTGGCCCGCCCATTCATCGTTACCGACTCGGTGGGGCTGCCGCTGCTACGCGGCTACGTGCGGGCCGGCGAGACGTTTCGGGTGGATAACTACGGGCTAATCCAGCCCCTGCGGCTGCGGCGCTACGCCGTGCCGCCCACCCCCGCCCTGCCCCCCATGACGAACCCTGCCACCGTGGTGGGGCCCCCATCTACCCTGCCCCTGCTCGACTCGGCCGCGGCCCGCACTGGCCAACTGCTGCGCTGCGACGACCCCAGCCTGCTGGCCCTGCGCGTGGGCGGCCTGGGGGGCCAGGCCCCGCGCACCCTGGCCCTGCTGGTGGTGAACGGCGACTACCCCAACCTGCGCACCGCCAAGCAGCTCGTCGAGCCCCTACGCTACCTCACCAGCACCGCCGAGCACCAGCGCCTGGCCACCGCCGCCGACCCCAAGCGCGCCGTGGACGGCTTCTGGCTGAACGCTTCCCACGACAACCAGCCGCTGGGCAAAACCATGATCCGCAACTATTACGGCCGCGTGGCAGCCGCCAACCGCCTCTTCGCCGCCCACAAGGCCGGCTTCCTCACCGACCGCGGCTTGCTGTACGTGGTGCTGGGGGCCCCGCAGGGGGTGCGCCGCCTGGCCAATGGCGAAGAAGAGTGGTCGTACGCCAAAGTGGGCAACGCCGGGGCCCTCACCTTCAGCTTCCGGCCCCGGCCGAGTACCTTTGCGCCTGATAATTACGAATTAGTGCGCCGCCCCGAGTACGAAAAACCTTGGTTCGGCGCCGTGGAGCAATGGAGAAACGCACAGACCGCCCCGAGCGCCCCGACCGACCCCAGCGGCCGGTAA
- a CDS encoding KpsF/GutQ family sugar-phosphate isomerase: MSTLHPTTPVAPAPVDVLAVARHVLHEEAAALYDVAEAVAATPDFARCVAAILGLSGRVVVTGVGKSAHIAGKMVATLNGTGTPALFMHAADAIHGDLGMIQAQDFVVAISKSGDTPEIKVLVPLLRRKGVPLAALVSNADSYLAQQADYVLHAPVAREACPHDLAPTTSTTAALALGDALAVCLLESRQFSAQDFARLHPGGTLGKKLYLTVGDLSRQNQRPRVGLDAPLREVLLEISGKRLGATAVLDNEGGLAGIITDGDLRRMLGGHLADLETVRARDILTPAPATIGIDEFAAEALARMQARNITQLVVLESGQFAGFIHLHDLLREGLV, from the coding sequence ATGTCCACGCTCCACCCCACCACTCCCGTAGCCCCCGCCCCCGTTGACGTGCTGGCCGTGGCCCGCCATGTGCTGCACGAAGAAGCCGCGGCCCTTTACGATGTGGCCGAGGCCGTGGCCGCCACCCCCGATTTCGCTCGTTGCGTGGCGGCCATCCTCGGCCTGTCGGGGCGGGTGGTGGTAACGGGCGTGGGCAAAAGCGCCCACATTGCCGGCAAAATGGTGGCTACGCTCAACGGCACGGGCACACCGGCGCTGTTCATGCACGCCGCCGACGCCATCCACGGCGACTTGGGCATGATCCAAGCCCAGGATTTTGTGGTGGCCATCAGCAAAAGCGGCGACACGCCCGAAATCAAGGTGCTCGTGCCGCTGCTGCGCCGCAAGGGCGTGCCGCTGGCGGCCCTCGTGAGCAACGCCGACTCCTACCTGGCCCAGCAGGCCGACTACGTGCTGCACGCCCCGGTGGCTCGTGAGGCCTGCCCCCACGACCTGGCCCCCACCACCAGCACCACCGCCGCCCTGGCTTTGGGCGACGCCCTGGCCGTGTGCCTGCTCGAAAGCCGCCAATTTTCGGCCCAGGACTTTGCCCGGCTGCACCCCGGCGGTACGCTTGGCAAAAAGCTTTACCTCACCGTGGGCGACCTTAGCCGCCAAAACCAGCGCCCACGCGTGGGCCTCGACGCGCCGCTGCGGGAAGTGCTGCTCGAAATATCGGGCAAGCGCCTGGGGGCTACCGCCGTGCTCGACAATGAGGGGGGGCTGGCCGGCATCATCACCGACGGCGACTTGCGGCGCATGCTGGGCGGCCACCTGGCCGACCTGGAAACGGTGCGCGCCCGCGACATCCTCACCCCCGCGCCGGCCACCATCGGCATCGACGAGTTTGCCGCCGAGGCCCTGGCGCGGATGCAGGCCCGCAATATCACGCAACTCGTTGTCTTGGAAAGTGGGCAGTTCGCCGGCTTTATTCATCTGCACGACTTGCTGCGGGAGGGACTTGTGTAA
- the recQ gene encoding DNA helicase RecQ, producing the protein MPAQTLAEAPERVATLKHTLKEVFGYGQFRGTQEAVIHNVLSGSNTFVIMPTGAGKSLCYQLPALVVPGTAIVISPLIALMKNQVDQLGAFGVNAQVYNSTLTKTEMTRVRKDVMNGDVRLLYVAPESLTKDDTIAFLQKTAISFVAIDEAHCISEWGHDFRPEYRKIRGIIDNLGGNIPIIALTATATPKVQLDIQKNLQMDDASVFKTSFNRTNLYYEVRAKHNTKKQLIQYVKQHKGKAGIIYCLSRKKVEEIAELLRVNDVRARPYHAGLDPHTRMSNQDAFLNEDCDVIVATIAFGMGIDKPDVRFVIHYDAPKSIEGYYQETGRGGRDGLEGNCLMFYSYDDILKLEKFSKDKPVTERDNAHQLLAEMTNYAESAVCRRRQLLHYFGETLEQDCGFCDNCKHPKERFEGREAAGLALRAVVQTEARFNLNHVGQVLLGLSNPHIESYAHNALPVYGQGKALGDALFWHSVLRQCLLNGFMEKDIDSIGLVRMTEKGMDFIENPQSITLTKDHNFEAEQKADEDKEEEQHAAGHDEALFVQLKELRKQVAKQKNLPPYVLFQDPSLKEMATTYPTSLADLTHVAGVGQGKAQKFGAPFVAAIKKYVEDNDIETASDVVIKSAVNRSKIKIYVIQQIDKKTMLEDIASSKGISMVELMEEIEHICYAGTRLNIDYYLEEMVDEDKQDEIYDYFMTASTDNIAVALKELGADDYTEEEIRLVRVKFLSEVAN; encoded by the coding sequence ATGCCTGCACAAACCCTCGCCGAAGCCCCAGAACGGGTGGCGACTCTTAAGCACACCCTGAAAGAAGTATTCGGCTACGGCCAGTTTCGGGGCACCCAGGAGGCGGTGATTCACAACGTGCTGAGCGGCAGCAACACGTTCGTCATCATGCCCACGGGGGCGGGCAAAAGCCTGTGCTACCAGCTGCCGGCCCTGGTGGTGCCCGGCACGGCCATCGTCATCTCGCCGCTTATCGCGCTGATGAAGAACCAGGTAGACCAACTGGGGGCCTTCGGCGTGAACGCCCAGGTGTACAACTCGACGCTCACCAAAACCGAGATGACGCGGGTGCGCAAAGACGTAATGAACGGCGACGTGCGCCTGCTCTACGTGGCCCCCGAAAGCCTTACCAAGGACGATACCATCGCCTTTTTGCAGAAAACGGCCATCTCGTTCGTGGCCATCGACGAGGCCCACTGCATCTCAGAATGGGGCCACGACTTCCGGCCTGAGTACCGCAAGATTCGCGGCATTATTGACAACCTGGGCGGCAACATTCCCATCATTGCCCTCACGGCCACGGCCACGCCCAAGGTGCAGCTCGACATCCAGAAGAACCTACAGATGGACGATGCGAGTGTGTTCAAAACCTCGTTCAACCGCACCAACCTGTATTACGAGGTCCGGGCCAAGCACAACACCAAGAAGCAGCTGATCCAATACGTGAAGCAGCACAAAGGCAAGGCGGGCATCATTTACTGCCTGTCGCGCAAGAAAGTGGAAGAAATTGCGGAGCTGTTGCGCGTCAACGACGTGCGTGCCCGCCCCTACCACGCCGGCCTCGACCCGCACACGCGCATGAGCAACCAGGACGCGTTTCTGAACGAGGACTGCGACGTGATTGTGGCCACCATTGCCTTCGGTATGGGCATCGACAAGCCCGACGTGCGCTTCGTGATTCACTACGACGCGCCCAAGAGCATTGAGGGCTACTACCAGGAAACCGGCCGCGGCGGCCGCGACGGCCTGGAGGGCAACTGCCTGATGTTCTACAGCTACGACGACATCCTCAAGCTCGAAAAATTCAGCAAGGACAAGCCCGTGACCGAGCGCGACAACGCGCACCAGCTGCTGGCCGAAATGACCAACTACGCCGAAAGCGCGGTGTGCCGCCGGCGGCAGCTGCTGCATTACTTCGGCGAAACGCTGGAGCAAGACTGTGGCTTTTGCGACAACTGCAAGCACCCCAAGGAGCGGTTTGAGGGCCGCGAGGCCGCGGGCTTGGCCCTGCGTGCGGTGGTACAAACGGAAGCTCGCTTCAACTTGAACCATGTGGGGCAGGTGCTGCTGGGCCTCAGCAACCCGCACATCGAGAGCTACGCCCACAACGCCCTGCCGGTGTACGGCCAAGGCAAGGCCTTGGGCGACGCCCTATTCTGGCACTCGGTGCTGCGCCAGTGCCTGCTCAACGGTTTCATGGAGAAGGACATCGACAGCATCGGGCTGGTGCGGATGACGGAAAAGGGCATGGATTTTATCGAAAATCCGCAGTCCATCACCCTCACCAAGGACCACAACTTTGAGGCCGAGCAGAAGGCCGACGAGGACAAGGAAGAGGAGCAGCACGCCGCCGGCCACGACGAAGCCTTGTTCGTGCAGCTCAAGGAGTTGCGCAAGCAAGTAGCCAAGCAGAAGAACCTGCCGCCCTACGTGCTTTTCCAGGACCCCAGCCTGAAGGAGATGGCCACCACCTACCCCACCAGCCTCGCCGACCTGACGCACGTGGCGGGCGTGGGCCAGGGCAAGGCCCAGAAGTTTGGGGCCCCGTTTGTGGCGGCCATCAAGAAGTACGTGGAGGACAACGACATCGAAACGGCGTCGGACGTGGTGATTAAGTCGGCGGTGAACCGCTCAAAAATCAAAATCTACGTCATCCAGCAAATCGACAAGAAGACGATGCTCGAGGACATTGCCTCGTCAAAAGGCATCAGCATGGTCGAGCTGATGGAGGAAATCGAGCACATCTGCTACGCCGGCACGCGCCTCAACATCGACTACTACCTGGAGGAAATGGTGGACGAGGACAAGCAGGACGAGATTTACGACTACTTCATGACGGCCAGCACCGACAACATTGCCGTGGCCCTGAAGGAGCTGGGCGCCGACGACTACACCGAAGAAGAAATTCGGCTTGTGCGCGTCAAGTTCCTGAGCGAGGTGGCCAATTAG
- a CDS encoding BrxA/BrxB family bacilliredoxin, which yields MAVYPEYMVAPIRQDLTDVGFEQLMTPADVDASLAATEGTVLVAVNSVCGCAAAKARPALKMALASADKKPGKLVTVFAGMETEAVAKMREHLLPYPPSSPCIGLFKDGELVHMIERYHIEGNDLTRIVNNLQGAFEEYC from the coding sequence ATGGCAGTTTACCCCGAATACATGGTGGCCCCCATTCGCCAAGACCTGACGGATGTTGGCTTTGAGCAGCTCATGACCCCCGCCGACGTGGACGCCAGCTTGGCCGCCACCGAAGGCACCGTACTGGTGGCCGTGAACTCGGTGTGCGGCTGCGCCGCTGCCAAGGCCCGCCCCGCCCTCAAAATGGCCCTCGCCAGCGCCGATAAAAAGCCCGGCAAGCTCGTGACCGTGTTTGCGGGCATGGAGACCGAAGCCGTGGCCAAAATGCGCGAGCACCTGCTGCCTTACCCGCCCTCGTCGCCCTGCATCGGCCTGTTCAAAGACGGCGAGCTGGTGCACATGATCGAGCGCTACCACATCGAAGGCAACGACCTCACCCGCATCGTCAACAACTTGCAGGGCGCCTTCGAAGAATACTGCTAG
- a CDS encoding EamA family transporter translates to MVFSLLAALTTAIVVTLSKAGIKNVPSALAFAIQSVLIIVVAWSAVAWQGLWPEVARIERKTWLILLAAGVLTGVSSLLSFRALSLGDASRVSPLTSVALVFSVTLAAVFLKEKLNWQVVAGAALMAGGAVVIALSEPSK, encoded by the coding sequence ATGGTTTTTTCTTTGCTGGCAGCGCTGACGACGGCGATTGTGGTGACGCTGTCGAAGGCAGGCATCAAAAACGTGCCCTCGGCGCTGGCGTTTGCCATTCAATCGGTACTGATTATTGTGGTGGCGTGGAGCGCGGTGGCGTGGCAGGGCCTATGGCCGGAAGTTGCGCGCATCGAGCGTAAAACTTGGCTGATTCTGCTGGCGGCCGGCGTGCTCACGGGCGTGTCGTCGCTGCTCTCGTTCCGGGCCCTGTCGCTGGGCGATGCCTCGCGGGTATCGCCGCTCACGAGTGTAGCCTTGGTATTTTCGGTGACGCTAGCGGCCGTCTTCTTGAAAGAGAAGCTGAACTGGCAGGTAGTGGCCGGCGCCGCCCTGATGGCCGGCGGCGCCGTCGTCATCGCCCTATCGGAGCCGAGCAAGTAG
- a CDS encoding glycosyltransferase family 9 protein — MLSNLIGRFRQYRRQRRQGGQVTALSQADATALAAQAPPDPARVLVVRNDSIGDYLLYRPWLRQLSAAVRGRGQRLTLVANALWAPLARAWDADAFDELVVVDFGRFTKDLAYRAETLGALGAQGFGEVVYPLHVREPAVENFIRFLGAPVRVASQSGQQGPWVELINAGYTRLMPSTLRVLFEYDRNREFFENWQRGATEADAPLVLVPGATAAVPLRLPAAVHQAADIAAAAGPYIVLFPGASARQKRWPTGHFAQLAQGLHRHFGARYRLVTAGSAADDAYARRIMRAAGPGVPFDNRCGQTDLPALAALVAGAQLLISNDTVTAHLGAQAGVPLLVLLMGENYGKFFPYPAALLGAPCRCLFPPSQEARFAQGDFSPPVRDPRIDQITPARALAAAIELLPKV; from the coding sequence ATGCTCAGCAATTTAATTGGCCGCTTCCGCCAGTATCGCCGCCAGCGCCGGCAGGGCGGCCAGGTAACGGCCCTAAGCCAGGCCGACGCCACCGCGCTGGCCGCGCAGGCCCCGCCCGACCCCGCCCGCGTGCTGGTGGTGCGCAACGATTCCATCGGCGACTACCTGCTCTACCGCCCCTGGCTGCGCCAGCTGAGCGCCGCGGTGCGCGGCCGCGGCCAGCGCCTCACATTGGTGGCCAACGCCCTGTGGGCCCCCCTGGCCCGCGCCTGGGACGCCGACGCGTTCGATGAGCTGGTGGTGGTGGATTTCGGCCGCTTCACCAAGGACCTGGCCTACCGTGCCGAAACCCTGGGGGCCCTCGGTGCCCAGGGTTTCGGCGAAGTTGTGTACCCGCTCCACGTGCGCGAACCGGCGGTGGAAAACTTCATCCGGTTCCTGGGGGCCCCCGTGCGCGTGGCCAGCCAAAGCGGCCAGCAGGGGCCCTGGGTAGAACTGATTAATGCCGGCTACACCCGGCTGATGCCCAGCACGTTGCGCGTGCTGTTCGAGTACGACCGCAACCGCGAGTTCTTTGAAAATTGGCAGCGCGGCGCCACCGAAGCCGACGCGCCGCTGGTGCTCGTGCCAGGAGCCACGGCGGCCGTGCCGCTGCGCCTGCCCGCGGCGGTGCACCAAGCGGCGGACATTGCGGCGGCGGCGGGGCCCTATATCGTGCTATTTCCGGGGGCCAGCGCCCGGCAGAAGCGCTGGCCCACCGGGCACTTTGCGCAGCTGGCGCAGGGGCTGCACCGGCACTTTGGGGCCCGGTACCGGCTGGTTACCGCCGGTAGCGCCGCCGACGATGCCTACGCCCGGCGCATCATGCGGGCTGCCGGCCCGGGCGTGCCCTTCGACAACCGCTGCGGCCAAACCGACCTGCCCGCGCTGGCCGCGCTAGTGGCCGGGGCCCAGCTGCTCATCAGCAACGACACCGTGACGGCCCACCTGGGGGCCCAGGCCGGCGTGCCGCTGCTAGTGCTACTGATGGGCGAGAACTACGGCAAGTTCTTCCCGTACCCCGCCGCTTTGCTGGGGGCCCCGTGCCGGTGCCTGTTCCCGCCCAGCCAGGAGGCGCGCTTCGCCCAAGGCGATTTCAGCCCGCCAGTCCGCGACCCGCGCATCGACCAAATCACCCCCGCCCGGGCGCTGGCCGCCGCCATCGAGCTGCTGCCCAAGGTATAA
- the rlmB gene encoding 23S rRNA (guanosine(2251)-2'-O)-methyltransferase RlmB: MEKRTDRPERPDRPQRPVTGRRFYDEQNRPVTPKQFRPDRDAADGFAEEAPARPRGRGGSDNQPDQPDRGSAHRNGASRPPYRQDRPERTERSERGDDRPRYENRAPQQDRSIDMLFGLRPILEALNAGRTLEKIFLLRGTKNSLVGDISTLARAAGIQVQQVPVEKLDGLTRKNHQGAVAFVSPIDYAPLDNLLSGLFEEGKVPFLLLLDRITDVRNFGAIARTAECLGVQALVVPSHGAAQINGDALKTSAGALNLLPVCREANLQETIRFLQQSGVTVVACTEKATEAVGAAEVDFSGPVAVLMGSEEDGIAPELLRLADVRLKVPMAGQIQSLNVSVAAGIMLFEVARQRVTAE, translated from the coding sequence ATGGAGAAACGCACAGACCGCCCCGAGCGCCCCGACCGACCCCAGCGGCCGGTAACTGGCCGCCGCTTTTACGACGAGCAGAACCGGCCCGTCACGCCCAAGCAATTCCGCCCCGACCGCGACGCGGCCGACGGCTTTGCCGAAGAAGCGCCCGCCCGCCCCCGCGGCCGCGGGGGCAGCGACAATCAGCCCGACCAGCCCGACCGCGGCAGCGCCCACCGCAACGGCGCCAGCCGCCCCCCTTACCGCCAGGACCGCCCCGAGCGCACGGAGCGTTCCGAGCGCGGCGACGACCGCCCCCGCTACGAGAACCGGGCCCCGCAGCAAGACCGCAGCATCGACATGCTGTTTGGCCTGCGCCCCATTTTAGAGGCGCTGAACGCGGGCCGCACGCTGGAAAAAATCTTCCTGCTGCGCGGCACCAAAAACAGCCTCGTGGGCGACATTTCGACGCTGGCCCGCGCGGCCGGCATCCAGGTGCAGCAGGTGCCAGTGGAGAAGCTCGACGGCCTGACTCGCAAAAACCACCAGGGCGCGGTGGCTTTCGTGTCGCCCATCGACTACGCCCCGCTCGACAACCTGCTCAGCGGCTTGTTTGAGGAAGGCAAGGTGCCGTTTCTGCTGCTGCTCGACCGCATCACCGACGTGCGCAACTTCGGCGCCATTGCCCGCACCGCCGAGTGCCTGGGCGTGCAGGCGCTGGTGGTGCCCAGCCACGGCGCCGCCCAAATCAACGGCGACGCCCTCAAAACGTCCGCCGGGGCCCTCAACTTGCTGCCCGTGTGCCGCGAGGCCAACTTGCAGGAAACCATCCGCTTCCTCCAGCAATCGGGCGTGACGGTGGTGGCCTGTACCGAAAAAGCCACCGAAGCCGTGGGCGCCGCCGAAGTCGACTTTTCGGGCCCCGTGGCCGTGCTCATGGGCTCGGAAGAAGACGGCATCGCCCCCGAGCTCCTCCGCCTGGCCGACGTGCGCCTGAAAGTGCCCATGGCCGGCCAAATCCAGTCGTTGAACGTGAGCGTGGCCGCCGGCATTATGCTGTTTGAAGTGGCCCGCCAGCGCGTAACTGCGGAGTAA
- a CDS encoding O-antigen ligase family protein: MKRFFSETRARQLGVFWCVVIIAGIFVSDYVRVLPSIGIAGLFVTGVGYAVAHRRIAQRAHWAMLLSFVLIYGLHVGTALLHAGWSNEIFQRDAVLQLPFLLLPIAFLLLPSWLAVHKRVLWLVLIGCCLGAAARATSYYLLHQKIIDQNYLHSKVMPTVPDHIRFSLLVSMAVLAGLVLVLNKELYPRLRLAALGGVVLLFLFQHLLAVRSGIVTMYAAGALLLVWLGWQLRHWRVALAGAGLVLLLGGACLLLFPTLQNKIIATRTDAEQLDTVGAANYYSVTARVYSYDVAWALIKQRPLLGLSKIELEAAMARQYHAMYPGIEPAHYLLPHNQFLFNLAAYGAVGLLVFVVGFYYALWEGIRQRNLMLLLMYSIVSLSFMVEYTLETQIGVLIGLFFILLAAAPVAPADAPRGPVPN, from the coding sequence ATGAAGAGGTTTTTTTCTGAAACTAGGGCACGGCAGCTGGGCGTATTTTGGTGCGTGGTCATCATCGCCGGGATTTTTGTCTCGGACTACGTGCGGGTGCTGCCGAGCATCGGCATCGCCGGGCTGTTTGTGACCGGCGTGGGCTACGCCGTGGCCCATCGGCGCATTGCCCAGCGGGCCCATTGGGCCATGCTGCTGAGCTTCGTGCTTATTTATGGGCTGCACGTGGGTACGGCGCTGCTGCACGCCGGATGGTCGAACGAAATCTTCCAACGCGACGCGGTGCTTCAGTTGCCGTTTTTGCTGCTGCCAATAGCTTTTTTGCTGCTACCCAGCTGGTTAGCTGTGCACAAGCGGGTTTTGTGGCTCGTGCTCATCGGCTGTTGCCTGGGGGCCGCGGCCCGCGCCACGTCGTACTACCTGCTGCACCAGAAAATAATTGACCAGAACTACCTGCATTCTAAGGTAATGCCCACCGTGCCCGACCACATCCGGTTCAGCCTGCTGGTGAGCATGGCCGTACTGGCGGGGCTGGTGCTGGTGTTGAACAAGGAGCTGTATCCGCGGCTGCGGCTGGCTGCCCTGGGGGGCGTGGTGCTTTTGTTCTTGTTCCAGCACCTGCTGGCCGTGCGTAGCGGCATCGTGACGATGTACGCCGCGGGGGCCCTGTTGCTGGTCTGGCTCGGGTGGCAGCTGCGGCACTGGCGCGTGGCCCTGGCCGGGGCCGGGCTGGTGCTGCTGCTGGGGGGCGCGTGCCTGCTGCTGTTTCCCACGCTTCAGAATAAAATAATCGCCACCCGCACCGACGCCGAGCAGCTCGACACCGTCGGCGCTGCCAACTACTATTCCGTCACGGCGCGGGTGTATTCGTACGACGTGGCCTGGGCCCTCATCAAGCAACGCCCGCTGCTGGGCCTCAGTAAGATAGAGTTGGAAGCCGCCATGGCCCGGCAGTACCACGCCATGTACCCGGGCATCGAACCCGCCCACTACTTGCTGCCGCACAACCAGTTCCTCTTCAACCTAGCGGCGTACGGTGCGGTGGGCCTGCTGGTGTTCGTGGTGGGGTTCTACTACGCGCTGTGGGAAGGCATCCGGCAGCGCAACCTTATGCTGCTGCTGATGTACTCGATTGTTTCGCTCTCCTTCATGGTCGAGTACACGCTGGAAACCCAGATTGGGGTGCTGATTGGCCTATTTTTTATTTTGCTGGCCGCGGCGCCCGTCGCGCCGGCCGATGCCCCGCGGGGCCCCGTGCCCAACTAA
- a CDS encoding mannose-1-phosphate guanylyltransferase, giving the protein MNSTYLVVMAGGIGSRFWPFSRTNYPKQFHDVLGTGRSMLQVTVDRFAGLCPAENVFVVTNRDYVQLVQQHLPQMPVDQILGEPIGRNTAPCIAYASYRIAQRDPQAIIIVTPADHAVSNEAEFQRVMALAVDAARHHDVLVTLGIHPSRPDTGYGYIQYMDTQSLPGGQLHKVKTFTEKPNLELAKMFVDSGDFLWNSGLFVWRADAILNAFGQYLSDMAEVFEEGAGALGTPQEEAFISEAYARCANISIDYGIMEKADNVYVLPADFGWSDVGTWDSLHRIGQQDENGNMVNGDVMLYDTTGCVIKTPSERLVVVQGLEDYIIAEYDNVLLICKRSEEQRVKEFVADVKAKKGGGYN; this is encoded by the coding sequence ATGAATTCGACTTACCTCGTTGTGATGGCTGGCGGCATTGGCAGCCGGTTTTGGCCCTTTAGCCGCACCAACTACCCCAAACAGTTTCACGACGTGCTGGGCACCGGCCGCTCCATGCTGCAAGTGACGGTGGACCGTTTTGCCGGCCTCTGTCCGGCCGAAAACGTGTTCGTGGTGACCAACCGCGACTACGTGCAGCTGGTGCAGCAGCACTTGCCCCAAATGCCGGTTGACCAGATTCTGGGCGAGCCCATCGGGCGGAATACGGCCCCCTGCATTGCCTACGCCAGCTACCGCATCGCCCAGCGCGACCCCCAAGCCATTATCATCGTGACGCCTGCCGACCACGCGGTGTCGAACGAAGCGGAGTTTCAGCGCGTGATGGCGCTGGCTGTGGACGCCGCCCGCCACCACGACGTGCTCGTGACGCTGGGCATCCACCCCTCGCGGCCCGACACCGGCTACGGCTACATCCAGTACATGGACACCCAGAGCCTGCCCGGCGGCCAGCTGCACAAAGTGAAAACCTTCACCGAGAAGCCCAATCTGGAGTTGGCCAAGATGTTCGTCGACAGCGGCGACTTTCTCTGGAATTCGGGCCTGTTTGTGTGGCGCGCCGATGCCATTCTGAACGCCTTCGGCCAGTACCTGAGCGACATGGCCGAGGTATTTGAGGAAGGCGCTGGGGCCCTGGGCACGCCGCAGGAAGAAGCCTTCATCAGCGAGGCCTACGCGCGCTGTGCCAACATTAGCATCGACTACGGCATCATGGAGAAGGCCGACAACGTGTACGTGCTGCCCGCCGACTTCGGCTGGAGCGATGTGGGCACCTGGGACTCGCTGCACCGCATCGGCCAGCAGGACGAAAACGGCAACATGGTGAACGGCGACGTGATGCTGTACGACACCACCGGCTGCGTCATCAAAACCCCCTCCGAGCGCCTCGTGGTGGTGCAGGGCCTCGAAGACTACATCATCGCCGAGTACGACAACGTGCTGCTCATCTGCAAGCGCAGCGAAGAGCAGCGCGTGAAAGAGTTCGTGGCCGACGTGAAAGCCAAGAAGGGCGGGGGCTACAACTAA